TGCGTCTTGTTCGGTGAAGAAGCTGCCGCCCCAGTAAACACCAAACAGATACACGCCCAGCCACATCATCCAGTAGAAGTAGCGTTTCACTTCCAGTTTCGGATCGAGATTGTCCAGTTGCTCTTTGGTATCACGGGTTTTCAATATCCAACCCCAGGTTACTAACGCAAACAAAGGCATCAGGGTCATGTGAACACGCCACAGGCCCATCCATACTTTGTCAAATTCCGGTTCCATCGAGTCCATACCGTGTGAGTATGCAAACGTTCTTTGGTACCAGATCCAGAATATCGCAACCAGCAGCATGGTTAACATACCCAGTTTGTAGTATTTTGAGTCATACCACAGCGACATATCATAGTCAGCACTTGATGCACTGCTACTCGTGCCATAAGTTGTTGCCATTTTATTTTCCTCCTATTAAATAAATAATAATAAGTCAGTTAGTTAATAGAATTAGTTACTTAGCACGAGAAATCATATTCCCATGTTAAGTACCTGGTTAGATGGGTACTATCGTCATGAAAGTTCCCGTCAATCCAAGAAAATCAAATTATGCATTACGCAACGTCATTGTTACTTTTGCGTTGAATGCATCCGGTATTTTAGGAATTAATAGTTACTATTTCAAGTAGTTAACCTGCCAGCACTGCTATTCCGGATAACAGGCTGTGTCATAAAAGCGTAAAAAAAATGTAACTGTCATAAAACTGTAACATTGATTCTATATAACGGTTGCCACCGTAGATGACTCACTTTTTCAACCCTGGATCAACGACAGATGATGAAATTATTCAGACTTACCCTGGCAACCACCGCGTTAATCAATTTAGGTGTTCTATCCAGCGCCTATGCACTCGATTTATATGTCGATACAAAAACCAAGCAAATTTTTGCGGAACCCGGTCCCGGCCGTGTTCATATGGGCACCTATGAAAAATCAGAGAAATCGGCCAAAACAAAAGCCCCCCAAAGCGTATTGGCAGCGCCTGCACAAACTCCAACCCATGAGGACCGGACAGCGGAAACGGAGAATAAACCTGCAGGAGACCGCTTGGTAAGATTGCGGGAAAAGGCTGAGAAAGAGCAACTTAAGAATCAAGTCTCGGTACTCGAAGAACGCGTCAAGGAAGTTGAAAAAATACACGGGAATTTTGATGACCGCGGCTTACATTGGTCAACCAAGGATGGCAATTTCTCGGTATCGATGAATGGACGGATTCAACCAGCCTCGCAATACAATTTTATCAATGACCCTGACCCCGCTTTCGGAGCGAGTACCGCAAACGAATTGAATAGCGGCATGAATATCCGCCGTGCGCGTTTGGGCATTGAGGGCACTTTTTACAAAATCTGGGATTACAAGTTCGAATACGACTTCAGCCGAGGCAATGGTACTGTCGGATCGGGAATTACTGATGCGTTCGTGCGTTTGAACCATACCGATGCGCTCTCTTACAAACTGGGTTCGTTCAAGGAGCCGTTCAGCTTGGAAGAAGCTGCCAGCAACCGCTATCTGACTTTTATCGAACGGCATATGTCCGTCAATTCGTTCGTCGATAATCCCAACACCTATAAAACCGGTATCGGCGCCAATTACGCGGTTAAGAGATTTCAAACCGGTATTGCATTCCAAACCGAGCCCATCGGCGGATGGTCTTCCGCATCGACTTCCGTCAATGCCAACGGCAATCAGAATCGTAACAATGGCTCCGGCGACACCGGCTGGCAAGGTATTGGCCGTGTCAGCGGCAGACCTTGGATGATTGATGACACCAAGTTTTTCCATGTCGGTGTTTCTGCCGGACATACCGATGTCAACACACAATATCGCGCCGATGGCACCATGGTCGGAGAAGGCCAGATCGGTGGCGGCGGCGGTATGTCATTCTTCGCCTTTCCGGGAACCAACGTGGACCGCACCAATATCCTGAATACCGGTAATCTGAGCACCGGTGCGTTGAGTGATCCGAATCGCCGTCAAGTCACCAGTTATGATCGCTACGGAGCGGAAAGCTGGTTTGTCTACGGCCCATTCTCGGCGCAAGCTGAATATTTGCGCACCAATATCAACGGTGTCGGTTATGACAGCGAACACCTAACCGGTTATTATGGCTTTGTAAGCTATTTCCTGACCGGTGAGTCGAAGGCCTATCACGTCAGAAACGGCGCGGCAAACCGCATCAAGCCTAACCGGCCCTTCCATTGGAACGGCACCGGCTGGGGCGCATGGGAAGTCGCATTCGGCTATGATTACATTGACATGAATTCCGGTGTCATCAAAGGAGGCCGCGCCAACATGGTCAGATTCGGTTTAAATTGGTACCCGCATTCCAATGTTAAGTTTCAGGCCAATGTCATCCATATGCTGGATATCAACACGGCAGCAACGCCAACCACGAATACCAATGGTTACTCAGGCGGCGCCGGAGCACGTACGCATGGATGGAATAATGGTGATCTGAGCGCATTCCTGACACAGTGGACGATTGATTTCTAAAAATCCGCCACTGAGAAGTTGAGCAAAAATCGAGTGTTCAGTGTGATTTTCTGAATGCTCGATTTTAAAAAGCCTGCAATCCATCAATGCTTAAGCTTTTACCAGCATGACATGATTGGAAAACATGCGTTAACATTTTCGTGCGCGGCATTTTGAATGCCGTCATTTACGCCGCATCATCTCAAACAGGAGAATGAAATGTCGCAACCTTATCACTTCAAGCAACTCGCTGTCGCAATCTCATTGGCAATACTGACTGGCTCTGCCACTGTCGCCAATGCACAAACAGTCATTAAAATAGACGGCTCCAGCACCGTTTATCCGATCACCCAAGCCGTAGCAGACAATTTTCAAGCCGCAAAAAAGAACGCGATTAACGTGACGGTCGGTATTTCCGGCAGCGGTGGCGGCTTCAAGAAATTTTGCCGTGGTGAGATTGATATCGTGAATGCTTCCCGCCCGATTCTGAATAGTGAAATGAAAGATTGTAAAAGCGCCCGCGTGCAATATGTCGAAATACCCGTGGCGTTTGACGCTCTGACGGTGGCGATAAACCCGGAAAACTCCTGGAGCACGTCAATGACCATCGCACAGTTGAAGAAAATCTGGGAACCGGCGGCGCAAGGTAAAATCACTCAGTGGAATCAAATCAACCCGGCATGGCCGGATGAAGCGATGAAATTATCCGGCGCTGACGAGGATTCCGGCACCTATGATTACTTCACCGAGGCCATTGTCGGCAAAGCCAAATCCAGCCGTCATGATTTCACCGAATCCGATAATGACAATGTGCTGGTAAATCATGTGGCGGGTAACAAAAACAGCTTAGCGTTTTTTGGCTTCGCCTATTACATCGAAAATCAGGACAAAGTAACCGCCGTTGCGATCGACAGTGGCAAAGGCGCGATTCTCCCTTCTGTCGAAACCGTGGAAAATGGCAGCTATCAACCGCTATCCCGCCCGGTTTTTATTTATGTCAATATCAAAGCGGCTGAAAAACCCGAGGTCAAGGCATTTGTAGAGTTTTATATGAAGAATGCGCTTCTACTGGTCAAAGAAGTTAAGTTCTTCCCTCTTCCACCCAGAGCTTATGCCACCATGCTGGAACACTTCAACAATAAACGGGTGGGTTCGGTATTTAGCGGTAAACCGGCAATCGGCCTTACGATTGACGAGCTGATCAGGCGTGAAGACCGGCTGCAATATGAGAATTTCTAAAAAATATCGTTTGCAACAATAATACGTCCTTCACACAACAGTTCCGGGCAGAGATCTTACGGAGACACTCGCCCGGACTGTTGCTTCCTTTTTCATGCGCAGATTTTCCATCATCACGCGACCTCAACCGTTATCAATGTTAG
The DNA window shown above is from Nitrosomonas sp. Is35 and carries:
- a CDS encoding methane monooxygenase/ammonia monooxygenase subunit C; translation: MATTYGTSSSASSADYDMSLWYDSKYYKLGMLTMLLVAIFWIWYQRTFAYSHGMDSMEPEFDKVWMGLWRVHMTLMPLFALVTWGWILKTRDTKEQLDNLDPKLEVKRYFYWMMWLGVYLFGVYWGGSFFTEQDASWHQVIIRDTSFTPSHVVVFYGSFPMYIVCGVASYLYAMTRLPLYSRGTSFPLVMAIAGPLMILPNVGLNEWGHAFWFMEELFSAPLHWGFVILGWAGLFSGGIAAQIITRYSNLTDVIWNGQSKEILNNRIVP
- a CDS encoding OprO/OprP family phosphate-selective porin, translated to MMKLFRLTLATTALINLGVLSSAYALDLYVDTKTKQIFAEPGPGRVHMGTYEKSEKSAKTKAPQSVLAAPAQTPTHEDRTAETENKPAGDRLVRLREKAEKEQLKNQVSVLEERVKEVEKIHGNFDDRGLHWSTKDGNFSVSMNGRIQPASQYNFINDPDPAFGASTANELNSGMNIRRARLGIEGTFYKIWDYKFEYDFSRGNGTVGSGITDAFVRLNHTDALSYKLGSFKEPFSLEEAASNRYLTFIERHMSVNSFVDNPNTYKTGIGANYAVKRFQTGIAFQTEPIGGWSSASTSVNANGNQNRNNGSGDTGWQGIGRVSGRPWMIDDTKFFHVGVSAGHTDVNTQYRADGTMVGEGQIGGGGGMSFFAFPGTNVDRTNILNTGNLSTGALSDPNRRQVTSYDRYGAESWFVYGPFSAQAEYLRTNINGVGYDSEHLTGYYGFVSYFLTGESKAYHVRNGAANRIKPNRPFHWNGTGWGAWEVAFGYDYIDMNSGVIKGGRANMVRFGLNWYPHSNVKFQANVIHMLDINTAATPTTNTNGYSGGAGARTHGWNNGDLSAFLTQWTIDF
- a CDS encoding PstS family phosphate ABC transporter substrate-binding protein codes for the protein MSQPYHFKQLAVAISLAILTGSATVANAQTVIKIDGSSTVYPITQAVADNFQAAKKNAINVTVGISGSGGGFKKFCRGEIDIVNASRPILNSEMKDCKSARVQYVEIPVAFDALTVAINPENSWSTSMTIAQLKKIWEPAAQGKITQWNQINPAWPDEAMKLSGADEDSGTYDYFTEAIVGKAKSSRHDFTESDNDNVLVNHVAGNKNSLAFFGFAYYIENQDKVTAVAIDSGKGAILPSVETVENGSYQPLSRPVFIYVNIKAAEKPEVKAFVEFYMKNALLLVKEVKFFPLPPRAYATMLEHFNNKRVGSVFSGKPAIGLTIDELIRREDRLQYENF